The Lutra lutra chromosome 16, mLutLut1.2, whole genome shotgun sequence genome segment CCTGGCTTGGCACAGCCTGGCATGGACCATCGTGGTTTGGCACAACCTGGTGCAGGTCAGCCTGGCTTGGCACAGCCTGGCATGGACCATCGTGGTTTGGCGCAACCTGGTGCAGGTCATCCTGGCTTGGCGCAGCCTGGAATTGATCATCGTGGATTGGTGCCACCTGGCGCAGGTCAGCCTGGCTTGGCACAGCCTGGCATGGATCAGCATGGTTTGGTGCAACCTGGTGCAGGTCAGCCTGGCATGGACCATCGTGGTTTGGTACATCCTGGTGCAGGTCAGCCTGGCATGGACCATCGTGGTTTGGTGCATCCTGGAGCAGGTCAGCCTGGCTTGGCGCAGCCTGGCATGGACCATCGTGGTTTGGTGCATCCTGGTGTAGGTCAGCCTGGCATGGACCATCGTGGTTTGGTGCAACCTGGTGCAGGTCATCCTGGCTTGGCGCAGCCTGGAATTGATCAGCGTGGATTGGTGCCACCTGGTGCAGGTCAGCCTGGCTTGGCACAGCCTGGCATGGATCAGCATGGTTTGGTGCAACCTGGTGCAGGTCAGCCTGGCATGGACCATCGTGGTTTGGTGCATCCTGGTGCAGGTCAGCCTGGCATGGCGCAGCCTGGTATGGACCAGCATGGTTTGGTGCAACCTGGTGCAGGTCAGCGTGGTTTGGCCCAACCTAGAGTGGATCAGCGTGGGTTGGTACAACCTGGTGCAGCTCAGCCTGGTATGGTCCAACCTAGAATGGATCAAGGTGGATTGGTACAACCTGGTACAGGTCAGCCTGGCTTGGTGCAGCCTGTACTGGATCAACGTGGGTTGGTGCAACCTGGTGCAGGCCAACCTGGTTTGGTTCAGCCTGGCATAGTTCAGCCTGCCTTGGTCCAGCCTGGTGCAGGTCAGGGTGGTTTGGTCCAACCTGGTACAGATCAGCTTGGTTTAGGGCAACGTGGATTGGATCAGCGTGGCTTGGTACAGGCTGACACAGATCCACGTGGCTTTTCTCAACCTGGTGCATATCCTCCTGGATTGATTCAACCTGGCGCATATCCACCTGGTCTGGTACAGCCTGGTGCCTATCCACATGGTTTGGTCCAACCTGGTGCCTATCTACAAGGTTTGGGTCAATCTAGTGCCTATCCTCGTGGTTCAGTTCCACCTGGTGCCTATCCTCGTGGTTTGATCCAGCCTGGTACATATCCACATGGTTTCATGCAGCCTAGTACTGATCAGCGTGGTTTGGTTCAACCTGAAATTGATCAGTATGGCTTGAGGCAACCTGGTACCGGACAACCAGGTGTGGTACCAGCAGGCACAGGGCTTCGTGGCTTTCCAGCATTTACCCCAGATTTCCCAAGATCTTTAGCACATCCATATTACCCTGGTGTAGTACCTCCTGGCAGATACCAACATGGTCAGGTGTCAGCACTTCTAGCCAATCAAGGTTTGGCATCACCAGGGATTGGCCAAAAGATTTTACCAGAAACTTACCAGCAAGGTTTGTTACATCGTGGCACAGACCAGCATGGCCTGACACCATTAAGCCCCCATGTGGGATCTGCACAGCGAGCTCAACAGCATTTGGTTTCGCCTGGCCCGGATCAGCATGGCCAGGGACAAGCAGGCACAGAACAGCAAGACCATGTATCCtctatcccagaatcctgggaccgATCCTATCCTGGCCCTCAGGGCCCAGGCGTCCAGATGGGTTTGGATCCAAAACAAATACAGGCCCCAGGCCAGCCTGCCCTTCCCGTCCGGACTCCTCCCAGCCAAGCAGCCACCTTTCCCAGGAGCGCAGACTCTCTCAGCTGTCTCCACCGAGTCTCCTCCGAAAAGAGTGATTTCCAGAGTGAGAGACGTGACTCGCTGGATAAATTAGCTCCGACCTTCCCCATGGCAGTGGAAACATTTCGTCTGATGGGAGAGCTCCTTGGCCTCTATGTAGAGCTCAAGGAGAACATGAAGGAGCTGGACGAGGAGCAGGCTGGCCAGACCGACCTGGAGAAGATCCAGTACCTGCTCGGCCTCATGGGTGGGTTCCAGGGACGCGGAGGAGGGGCCGCTGTCTGTGTATGCGGCATCCCCTGGCCTCCTCTGGCTGCTGGGCTGCTTCCTGAGTCGATGCAAATAGCATGTCCCTTCTTAGCCTTTCTGGGCTCTACTATAGCCTTTGGGGTCCAAAAGTTGGAATTAAACGACTTGGAGCAAAGGAGCCTCAGGAGGAGAGTGAGGCGGTTCGGATGCCCTGGCCGACTACCTGGACAGCCGCGGAGGCcggtgggaggatgggagggaggatgCCTATGGTCCATGCACAGCGATGGGCCCAGAGAATAATTAAGATTTGAGAGTTGGGTGGGAAGTGTGGGTTAGTAGTTCCAAAGTCCTTTAGGATAGTAAGCATTAGGTGGATTTTTTTAAGGGTAAGGACACCCCTCTTTCCTTTcgtcccatcccccctccccagtcACCGGGAAAAGCAGAAGTGGGGGGTCCTGCTGTTTgctgccgggggtggggggcttcacCATGGGGGCTGGGAACAGGGATTGTGGGGGCTTCACCATGGGGGCTGGAAACAGCGAttgggagcctgctggagatctAACCCTTTTGACGAATAAGGCCTCAATTATTCACAGTCAAAAAGGCTATACCCCCAGACCTGCAGGAACAGCTGAACACCTTAAAGTCCTTAACCAAAGAAGTTCGGcaggaaaaagcaaaagtaagtAAGGGAGGGCCCGCCCACTGTGCCTTTGAGGGCCTGCAGTCCCACTTTCCACTTGTATTTTGATGGATGGCACCGTCCTTGCGCTGACATATTATCTCATTGGATTTTTACAAGCCTCTCGGGTAGGAAATGTCCCTCAGGTGACATCATGTTCAGTTCCTGGGTCTCACACCGCATGCTCGAAGCTGTTGAGACCCGGCAGAGCCACAAGGAGGCCAATGCTCTTTTCATTACGTGGGGGCCGTTTCCAACAAAGCCCACTGGGAGTGCAGCAGCCTTGGAGCCAAGTTTGGGGGACTCTCCGGGACCAGTGGCCATGGCAAAGGGCTACTGGATCttcagtggttcttttttttttttttaattttatttatttatttgacagagagatcacaagtaggcagagaggcagacagagagggggaagcaggctccccgctgagcagagagcccgatgcagggctcgatcccaggaccatgagatcatgacctgagctgaaggcagcagcttaacccactgagccacccaggcgcccctcttcagtGGTTCTTAATGCCAGCTGTCCACAGCCGCGGGACGGATAGATAGATGGgtgggcagatggatggatggatgtccAGAAGGGACAGACTGACCAATGGTTCTTGTTAGAGGCTTGGATCAGGACTCGGACTCGGGAAAGGGGCTTGCTCGGGCTGTGGACGCATATGCAGAAGGCCAAGAACTCAGGCCTAAGCCTGACCTTCCTCTTCCGCTGGGTTTGTAGATGGAGAGGATGCAGAAGATCCTGGAGGGCAACGGGGAACACGAAACAGGAAAAGACATGAAGAATGGCTCACTGAGCTTGCAGCTGGGAATCCTCAGGTAAAACACTCCTGCTGAGCGCAACTTGTGTCCGGGCATCGCCTCTCCCCAGCCAAGGAGGTGATGGCAGCCTTTGGCTCACTCACAGTCTGAACTGGCCCCTGTCTTTGACCCTGGCTGTGTCTGCCCTTCAGGGTGTCCATATGTAGTTCAAGTGGCTGGTAGAAGTTTCCGAGGTTCTTAAAACCAtccagcaggggcacctgggtggctcagtgggttaattcctctgccttcggctcaggtcatgatcccaaggtcctgggatcgagccccacatcaggctctctgctcagcagggagtctgcttcccttcctctctctctctgcctgcctctctgcctgcttgtgatctctgtctgtcaaataaataaataaaatcttttaaaacaatttaaaacaaaacaaaaaaacaataaagagtcCAGCAGCAGCAGTCTCTGTCCCCAGACAGAAGCTGGAGGAGAGCACGTGTCAGAGCCCCCTCAGGGCCCTCTCACAGTGGGGCCAGGTCCCACCCCTTAGAAACCTCTCAGGTCGGCATGTGGGCACCCACTTCCTGGACAAGCAGCACCCGGGACTCCCTAGATAGAGCCTGCCGTGGGGTGGGCCCAAGAGCCATGGTGAGCATCGTCTGTCCCTCGTGGGACATGTGGGCCCAGACCCTGGGATGGGTGGTGGCGCCAGGCCGTCTCTTCTGCACGTCTCTCAGAGTTACCGTGGCTGACATCGAGAAGGAACTGGCCGAGCTGAGGGAAAGCCAAGAGCGGGGCAAGGTCAGCATGGAGCACTCAGTCTCCGAAGCCTCCCTCTACCTGCAGGACCAGGTGAGACCAAGATCTTCTCAGTCGGCCGTGGAGGGCGGGGCTACCAGACTCTCAGCGGTCACACCGTCTGCAAACGCTTTCacccattctgtgggctgtcttTCCATCCTCTTGTTAGTGTCTGCCTTTACGATTTTAcgtctttatttgagagagagagagagcacaagcggggggagggagcagagggagggacaagcagactctgtgcaggTGTGaaacctgactcggggctcgatcccatgaccctgagatcatgacctgaggagaaagcaagaatcagacacttaactaactgagccacccaggcgctccgataGTGTCTGCCTTTAAATCTTGAGTGATGCTATCGCCGGTCATCCCAGACTCTTCCCACTGAAGAGCGTCCGGACCAGGACCGGCCCTGTGAGTACTTGCAGGAGGACCAGACGGGAAAAGCCACGGGGCCACGGGGACTGACGTCAGGAGTGCCTCGGGGATAGAGGCCTGGTTCTGGGCCACTCCCACACCCCACCAGCATGTACCATGTCTTGACCCCAAAGCCACTTGTCCAGTGTGAGGCTCTAGGAGTAGAAGATTGTGTCCACAGCTCACGTCTAAGCTTAGCAACCTCGAGGGCTGTCCCGGGAGCCacactccccactgggcaggccCGGCTCCCACCACAGCCTCTTCAGGGCACCGGCCTCCACTCTCCCCATTTTCCGCCGTCTCCGCTTCCTACCTCTGAATACACAGCTGCTCTCCCACGCTGCTGCTCATCCCAGAATGTCCTTGTCACCCCCACTTACCCAGTGGGCTCCTACTACCCCTCACAACTCCACTGAAAAGGAGGCACCTTCTTTGGGGTGGCACCTTCCTCTTTTCTAGAGAATCAGTCCGCCCTTTTACCCCACGGGCCCTCTGCCACGCTTACGAACACTTCAGAAGAGTGCGGGTTCTTCTGGGAGCAAGCAGGAGTCTCACTGAGCTCAGGCACAGGGGAGCTTGGTTGAAAGTACATCGGTGTGCGGGGAGGCTGGAAAAGGCTGAACTTCCAGGCCAAGGGGGCAGTCTGGCCAGGGCTGCCCGGGCTCCGTCCTTCACGTCTGTTTCTGTGCGCACCTGTGCTTCTGTGTCCCTGTCCTTACCCGTTTCTCTCCAACACCTCCACATCTCCCTCCCACCGTGCTCCCAGCCAACTTTCGCACATGGCCCACAGGGGCTGCCTCGGCCCCGCGATGTTACACACTTCCAAGAGAGGGGGTTCGGTTGGCCCAGCCCCTCTCTGAGCCAGGCAAGAGGTCCCACGGCTGTGGGACTGGCTGACCCAGAACCGGGTGCCGACCCGGGACCCGTCATGTGCGGTGATGCACAGGGACTGTGGGAAACAGAAGAGGGCAGGAGAGCCAGTGTGGGGCATCTGCTCCCGCCCAGACCAGGAGAGACCCCTGCAACAGAAGTAGCACCCGTCCCACTGATTTCTTGTTACCGAATGCTGGCTGGGGACAGAGCATGTGTGAGCAGCAGAGGGCCCAGAGCTGTGTCTGGGCATCGTCAAGCTCCTGTAAGTGTTGGTGGACTAACAGACGTCACCACTCGAGGGTTTAGCTAGAGAGACGTGTCCTCACTCTGAATCAGCGAGCTGGCTAGAGAAAGGTCCAGAGACCTCCATCCTGTAAGGGTTTTATTCAGGATCAGGGCCGTACTCGCTGAGAACTCTGTTCACTACTTAACAGACGGACCCTGGGCGCCTCCTACATGCACCACGCTCGGTGAGACCCTGGCAGGGGCAGTGACTGCCTGAATCACACGGGGGCTGGCAGTCTGGACAGATCGCGGCCGTGTGGACAGATCGCGGCCGTGCCTCGCTCACTGCTCTGCACCTGCCTTCTTGCCCACACCCAGCTTGACAAGCTCAGGGCGATCATCGAGAACATGCTGGCCTCATCTTCCACGCTGCTGTCCCTGAGCATGGCTCCTCACAAGACGCTGTCCACTTTGGAACCTGGCCAGATTGACCCGGAGGCCACCTGCCCTGCCTGCAGCCTGGACCTGAGCCACCAGGTCAGCACGCTGGTGCAGCGCTACGAGCAGCTTCAGGACATGGTCAACAATCTGGCTGCCTCCCGGCCCTCCAAGAAAGCCAAGCTCCAGAGCCAGGTGACTCCCACCGGCCCCCCTCCTGGCGTGGCCTCCTGTGCCCCACAGTGGGGAGCCACAGCCCGGAGACCCACAGACCTGGGAGCGGCTGATGGCGCTTAACTGGCCTCAGGGCCAGCTTGCCACGGTGGAGTCCTTTACTGACCCCACACAAGTCCCTGGTCCTTTCACTGGGTCACAGCGAGGGCAGGAACAGAACTAGCTCTGGGGACATGAGACCATGGCGAAACCCTGGCTCCCTGGGGATGGGGCCGTGCATTCACGTGCCTCGGGGGACACTGGCATGGCAGGTTCCTTGACACAGTATACAGTATTCCAGCCCCCTTCCCAATTCCCCAGCGAAGGGCAGTCttgctggtgggggcagggagagtcgAGAGTCCCTGAGTCCTGCCTCTTAGGCTCTGGAGTTGAGATCCTGCTCAAGGCAGGTGGGAAGACAGTAGCCCACACCCCAGCTCTCAGGAGCCACAGGGCAGCACACCACTCTGGAACCTCGATCACCTCTGCTGGGCACCCCCTCCGGGGGGCCAGGTCCCTCAAGGCTGGACcatggggaggtgggggctgaaGCTCACATGCCGGGGCGGGGGgacacacagagcagagagcctgcccaCGGTCCGGGGGGCGGTGTGGAGAGCCAGAATGGGGCCCAAAGTTGGCCTACCTGCTgggtgatttcttaaaaattttatttatttgagagagagagtgcacgagcagggggagagggagacgcagactgccctgctgagctgggagccgggCACAGGGCTCGAGCCCGGGACCCTGGgacgaccatgacctgagccgaaggcagccgcttcaccACCTGAACCAGCCAGGAGCCTCCGGGCGATGTTCTAAGGGCCACCCAGGCAGGGCGGTAACACCAGGCAGCggccccagggagcctgcctttgTGCCTCCTGCCACAGGATGAAGAGCTGCTGGGCCATGTCCAGAGCGCCATCCTGCAGGTGCAGGGCGACTGTGAGAAGCTCTACATCACCACCAGCAGCCTCATCGAAGACCACCGGCAGAAGCAGAAGGACATTGACGTGAGGGGCCCGCgggcagctggggtggggtggggtggggtgcgaGGCCGTTGCCATCCTGGCTCCTCGTTCTccgctccccctcctcccaggtgCTGTACCAGGGCCTAGAGAAGCTCGAGAAGGAAAAGGCCAACAGGGAGCACCTGGAGATGGAGATTGACGTGGTAAGGGCGGGCCAGGCCCAGAAGAGCCGCCCTGTGTCCCTCGAGGTCTTACCCGTCCTTCTTTGAAAGGCCAGGAGTAGAGCGGAGCCCGGGGGGAGCTCAGTGTCCAGGCTTGATGTCAGGGCCATGGGTCCCTGCCACGGCTCTCTCCGACCTGGGGTCCCCTCCTCTCTTCCGGGCAGAAGGCTGATAAGAGTGCCCTGGCGGCCAAAGTGAGCCGTGTCCAGTTCGATGCCACCACGGAGCAGCTGAACCACATGATGCAGGAGCTGGTGGCAAAGATGAGCGGCCATGAGCAGGACTGGCAGAAGATGCTGGACAAGCTCCTGGTGGAGATGGACAGCAAGGTGAGGGCAGACAGTGGCTCCTGTCTGGAGGCGGCAGatcactccctgcccccacccggcTTTCCCCGCACTTACTGCTCACCCACCGCCACCCGCAGCTGGACCGCCTGGAGCTGGACCCCGTGAAGAAGTTGCTGGAAGACCGCTGGAAGTCCTTGCGGCAGCAGCTCAAGGAGCGCTCTCCCCTCTACCAGGCGGACGAGGCAGCGGCCATGAGGAGGTGGGGTGCGGACCACAgcggggggctgggagggggggtcCCCAGAGGAACAGCTCCCACCAGTGAGCTCAGTGTGCTCTGGGGGAGAGGCTGATCCCACTGGACCATCCCGTAGCTGCAGGGACAGAATCTGAGAGCTTGAAAAGCTCTTCCATCTTAGGCTGGTTCCTCCTGTGCTGGAGAAAGGGTGAGGAGAGAAGGCTAAGGCTCTCTGGCACGGGTGTGCTCCTTGGGGCCTCCGAGGCGGGGATGGGCCCACAGTCCCCAGAGCCAAGCCTGCTCCAGGGGGTCCCCTGGTCTGCCCTGGGGCAGGCTTGAATCCCCGGGTTTCCATTATTGGCCGCCAGAGGGAGCTCGAGGTTCACACAGGGCCTCTGTCAGGGGCCCCTTGAAACCCTGCTGGCTTTCGGTTGGCACAGGTGGGTGCTGGAGAGGCACCCCAAAGCAGGTGGTTCCCCAGGGAACAGGGACCAGATCTGCCTCTGGTGGCTTGGGACCTGCCACCCTGGTGAGCCAAGCTTCCGGCCCACCGGGCCTGCAGAGGGCCCAAGGCCGTCTGTGTTCTCCATCTCTCCCGTTCCCCACCCTCCGGGCAGGACACTCACCCTCTGCGTGTATCCCACTCCTCACAGGCAGCTCTTGGCACATTTTCACTGCCTCTCTTGTGACCGGCCCTTGGAGACAGCTGTGACTGGACAGTGAGTGCCCACACCTGGCAAACCCCAGCTGGTGGCTGTCACGGGGGCGGGCACAGCTGTGCTGCGTCTCCTCCATTCCCTACCTGCCTCCAACACTTGTCCTTCCTCGTCTCCTCTCCCCCGGGTCCATTCCTACCTGCCTCACCACTTGCTAGCCCTCCGTCCTTCCCTCTGCCACACCCTGGACGGGAAGGCTCCTCGGGCACGTAGGCTGTGGAGTCCTGGCTTTAGGAATGGgatttctcggggcgcctgggtggctcagtgggttaagccgctgccttcggctcaggtcatgatctcgggagtcctgggatcgagccccgcatcgggctctctcctcagcagggagcctgcttcctcctctctctctgcctgcctctctgcctgcttgtgatctgtcaaataaatgaataaaatctttaaaaaaaaaaaaaaaaaaaaaggaatgggattTCTCACGCTCCAACcgtcctcttctctctgtccctgcccagATTTATCCCGGTGACTCCTGtgggcccagccctgcctgggcaCCGTTCCACCCGCCCCTACACTATCTTCGAGCTGGAGCAGGTCCGGCAGCAGAGCCGCAAGTACGGGGCAGCGGGCTCCCGGGCGGGGCTTCGCAGGGGAGAcggggcagaggctggagggcGAGTGGCTCTCTGGAGAGGCTCCTCCTCCTGGTTGGACAGTGGGGGGTATGGAGTAATTTCTGGGCTAGCCCCCCACTTCTTCCCAATAAGGGGAAGAATGGAGGCCTATTTAGTAATTACCTGCCTTTGAGTCCCTGTTGGGGGTCCCGGTGGGACACTGCTGAGGCTGCCGGCGGGGGACCTCTTTACCTCCTCACACCCCCAGATGCTTCAGCAGCCTCggcatgggaggaagggaggggtccGATGTCACCCAGCCAGAGGGTAGGCTCAGTGGCtgttgggggaggaggtggggacatAATGCACACTCCTTGggctcctgcccacctccccgcCGCATTTCCATCTCCCAAGGATGAGGGTTCAGCGATAAGGATGATTTCAAACTGCACTTTGGAGCCCCTAGGGTTCCAGGTAGGAAGGGCTAAGTGTGCAGGGCTGCTCCCTCTCTCGGCTTCCACCCCACCCCGTCTGTGGTCCCTTGGGGTGCTATGGGCAGGGCTCCTGCCCACACATGGTCCTGCTTAAAAGGGCACAGATAAAGGGCTGGAGTGGGCCTGGGTCTGAGTGTGGGCTCGAACTGGCATGGCCCCCTTACCCACCCGCCTGTGCCCCCACAGCCTCAAGCTGGGCGGTACCGCTTTCCCTCGGGGCGACTTGGCGCACATGGAGCGGAGCGTGGGGCGCCTGCGCACCATGCACTCCAAGATGCTGATGGACATTGAGAAGGTGCAGATCCACTTCGGAGGCTCGGTCCGGGCCAGCAGCCAGATGATCCGGGAGCTGCTGCAGGCACAGTGCCTGAGCTCCCCCTGCTACAAACGGTAGGACCACACAGACGGGGCCCCTGGCCGCGGGGCTCAGCTTCTGCCCACCCACAGCCCTGTGAGTGTCTGCTCCACTGCTGGGGAACGCCCTGCCAAAGAAGGGGGATGGCGGGCAGAAGAAAGAGGGTATTAGTGGTCTTCAGGGTGGCCCAGCAGCGAGTTTGCTTTGCCCTGGCTCCTGGAGACCCCTGACACAGCTGTCCCATCCCCGGCTGGCTGGCCCCCCCATAGCTGGGTCCTGGGGGACACCGGCTCCGGTGAAGCTGCCGTCTTCACCACAGGGTGCCGGAGACAGCCGACTACGTGTACTCGAGCGTGCCCCGGCGCTGCGGGGGCAGCCACACCCTCACGTACCCCTACCGCCGCAGCCGTCTACAGCACCTGTCCCAGGGCCTGTACCCCACTGAGGAGGTCCAGATCGCCATGAAGGTTGGGGTGCTGCCTGGGAGTGAAGACAGAGGGCCCTCACAGGACCCCACATTCTCAAGTCATTCTGGAAAATGTCACCAGAAGGGTGGATGACCAGCCCTCTGCCTGGAGGCTGTTTCTGAAAGCCTCTGGTACTCCGGCTTTGTTGGGCCTCCTGCCCAGCGagccctgccacccccaccacgGGCCCTCCCTTCGCCCTGCCACTGCCAGAGCCTTGGGGAGGGTTCTGGGAGTCGGGGGAGGATGTCCCTCGGTGCCACGGACCTCATGGAGGAAGGACCAGAGGGCATGCTCTAAGGGCCATGTGGTAATGGATatcccttccccgccccccagcatGATGAGGTGGATATCTTGGGCTTGGATGGACATATTTACAAGGGACGGATGGATACAAGGCTGCCCGGCATCTTGACCAAAGACCGTGAGTGTCCCAGGGGCCCAGAGActcctcaggctccttgctcaggagtcCCTCAGGGTCTGCCCAGCTCCTGGAAGGCCAGGGGGCCACTGGATCCTGGGTGCCTCCTCCTGCTACTGCCCTGATTCCAAACGCTCTCAAAGCCCCAGGTCAGTGTTGGCAGGTCGGGGACAGCTGTCTAGTCTCAGCCAATGAGCCAGGCCGTCATGGCCCCGTGACACATTCATGCCAGCCTTCCTCCTCGTGCTGCCTCATCGGCTTGCCTGCCTCAGCCTCTGTTCGCAGCACTACCAGGACCCAGTCCTACCCTCCTTCAAAACTCAAAGTGCCCCTCCTCAGTCCCCCACCACCTGCTGAATTTCCCTGCCCCTCCCGAAGCCCCACCTGCTCTTAGAGCTCGTGTGCACCTGTCCAGCCGCCTGGCCTCCTGAGCTTGAGCCCAGGTCAGAACTCACCCAGCACCAGGCACAGAGCTCACGGCTGCAGGTCCTCAGAGTATAtctgagtgggtgggtgggtgggtggacggATGGACATGGGAACGAATGGAGTGCTTAGAAGGGGTGTGTCCATTAGTTCCAACTGGGAAGGCCCCCCACTGAGGCGGTCGTGACCAGGGGCCCTGCagccctctccccatccccatgggTCCCCACAGAGCTCCCACTCAGCATCTCAGAATGGACCCTCCCCTTCGCCGTCCCCCGCCAGCCTCTGTCTCCGGGATGACCAAGCACAAGGCCAAGCAGTCCCGGCCCCACGTGCACAGGCAGCAGTCCCTCAGCGACAATGGCCAGCTGCCCTCGAGACCTCAGAGTGCCCAGATGCTGGCTGGCAACAGCCCAGGTAGCTTCCCTCCGGCCTTCCAGGTGGTCTCCACTGCCCCCAGGCCTTTCTTGCTTGCCCActggcccccctccctgcccatggCTGGTCTCTGCGCTTATTTCCCTGGGGAGAGGAAGTGCCTGGGAGCTGAGagatgggatgggagggagaagggagaaaaatccaTCTTTActgagttgttctttttttttttttttaagattttatttatttgacagacagagatcacaagtaggcagagaggcaggcagagagggtgtgggggggaagcaggctccctgctgagcagaaaggcagaggcttaacccactgagccacccaggcgcccccacccaggtgcccctactgagTTCTTCTTATGTCGCAGGGCTGGGGGGTAGATGCTGTTACTGTCCCCATCTCccaggagagggaacaggagcagggTTGTAGCCCAGGGCTCTGGCTCCAGGCccaagtcccccccccccccgcccccgccgctcaCAGGTGCTCACTCTCCTGGAGCTAGTGGTCAGCTCTGTGCAGCAGCTGGTGGGCGCAGTCCGACCTTGTTTGGGGAGGAACTTCTCCTCACCCCCGGCCTGGACGGTCCCTTGAGTCCCTGTGCTCCCCCAAGGGGCTAACTCCTGCCTAAAAGTCTGGGGGCTAAGGGTCCCCCAGGGTCCAGCCA includes the following:
- the QRICH2 gene encoding glutamine-rich protein 2 isoform X14, which gives rise to MQPATAATTMVSLRELADLAIGTPEVGAVNFTALHTLIVAMLRSLNLQEVRIDFQSPLPLPSPETSRTLELPQAALSARQLAASKEKPRGGLTKPPTEPPTAAATLESQVKGLGGQVQDLSRKLKTVTSQVQGIVSHVQHLTAPISELDARDWLEEETAQPTPARARAGSLRIAKGERATVSQVSQAMELLRDVVEDVKTLKEAQEKAEKLPATAIQRIDALEKIVRERDEFLDLVGRKMSLMPVGEEVTMVTWEELEQAITDGWRASLGGSETTTGLPQRRGHASATSDDTLQGGVPIKRSSADRAVDSPHAYGSDQTFSGLGGIRNPSEGVTRERGRGASATAFPAREQHPRARDEAGLAKAHPLSASQSRVESGRPRTRELPSHSSVHLRKEEREAQPGPTLQDLSSGPVAGDEYQVHPDQHWGVDASQGRIQPGLDQHGLGPHGMDPPAWSHPRTYPHAVVPHTMGQLGMMPPGTDEWGLVTPGLDQYGMVPPVVPGTHQQGWELPGTVQPGTVPLGTYQYGTAQQPGADQRGLVPLTADQHGFLISGMDQQGSVLPGMDQQGSVPDLTHQRGLASPALIRVVADRQGFVQPSLETSEFTHPDTDQHDIIQPGPDHHGLVPAGASQRGLVQPGADRHGLVQTLVDPSGLVQPGAYLPDWAQPGAYPSGWGQPVAYPFDLVQPNVYPSGLVQPSAVQPGLTQSGIGQQDSAQLRMHQRALVEPEMDEHGLVQVGMDHRVLFQPGTVQPTLMQPGAGQRGLVQPVISQSDLAQPGIDQHESVQLGIDQRGLVQPGAGQPGLAQPGMDQRGLVQPGAGQPGLAQPGMDQRGLVQPGAGQPGLAQPGMDQRGLVQPGAGQPGLVQPGMDPRGVVQPGAGQLGLVQPGMDQRGLVHPHAGQPGMDQRGLLRPGTGQPGLAQPGMGQRVLVQPGLAQPGMDQHGLVQPGTGQPSLAQPGMDQHGLVQPGAGQPSLAQPGMDQHGLVQPGTGQPGLAQPGMDHRGLAQPGAGQPGLAQPGMDHRGLAQPGAGQPGLAQPGMDQHGLVQPGAGQPGLAQPGMDHRGLVHPGVGHPGLAQPGIDQRGLVPPGAGQPGLAQPGMDQHGLVQPGAGQPGLVQPVLDQRGLVQPGAGQPGLVQPGIVQPALVQPGAGQGGLVQPGTDQLGLGQRGLDQRGLVQADTDPRGFSQPGAYPPGLIQPGAYPPGLVQPGAYPHGLVQPGAYLQGLGQSSAYPRGSVPPGAYPRGLIQPGTYPHGFMQPSTDQRGLVQPEIDQYGLRQPGTGQPGVVPAGTGLRGFPAFTPDFPRSLAHPYYPGVVPPGRYQHGQVSALLANQGLASPGIGQKILPETYQQGLLHRGTDQHGLTPLSPHVGSAQRAQQHLVSPGPDQHGQGQAGTEQQDHVSSIPESWDRSYPGPQGPGVQMGLDPKQIQAPGQPALPVRTPPSQAATFPRSADSLSCLHRVSSEKSDFQSERRDSLDKLAPTFPMAVETFRLMGELLGLYVELKENMKELDEEQAGQTDLEKIQYLLGLMVKKAIPPDLQEQLNTLKSLTKEVRQEKAKMERMQKILEGNGEHETGKDMKNGSLSLQLGILRVTVADIEKELAELRESQERGKVSMEHSVSEASLYLQDQLDKLRAIIENMLASSSTLLSLSMAPHKTLSTLEPGQIDPEATCPACSLDLSHQVSTLVQRYEQLQDMVNNLAASRPSKKAKLQSQDEELLGHVQSAILQVQGDCEKLYITTSSLIEDHRQKQKDIDVLYQGLEKLEKEKANREHLEMEIDVKADKSALAAKVSRVQFDATTEQLNHMMQELVAKMSGHEQDWQKMLDKLLVEMDSKLDRLELDPVKKLLEDRWKSLRQQLKERSPLYQADEAAAMRRQLLAHFHCLSCDRPLETAVTGQFIPVTPVGPALPGHRSTRPYTIFELEQVRQQSRNLKLGGTAFPRGDLAHMERSVGRLRTMHSKMLMDIEKVQIHFGGSVRASSQMIRELLQAQCLSSPCYKRVPETADYVYSSVPRRCGGSHTLTYPYRRSRLQHLSQGLYPTEEVQIAMKHDEVDILGLDGHIYKGRMDTRLPGILTKDPSVSGMTKHKAKQSRPHVHRQQSLSDNGQLPSRPQSAQMLAGNSPAPPRPRKDRPLSSEGRLAQPNAAHPPSPSEMEMHMDMPPGEGPEEPTRGPRSTTAQ